In a genomic window of Sarcophilus harrisii chromosome 4, mSarHar1.11, whole genome shotgun sequence:
- the HJV gene encoding hemojuvelin — MGEPGHSPSPRSPRGSSLSALTLLLLFCGHAHSQCKILRCNAEYVASTLNLRGGGPSGGARGAGVRGPGANSGGLCRALRSYALCTRRTARTCRGDLAFHSAVHGIEDLMIQHNCSRQGPTAPPPPPGPAPPAAGPAPAAGPPAPDPCDYEGRFSRLHGRPPGFLHCAAFGDPHVRSFHHHFHTCRVQGSWPLLDNDFLFVQATSYPVATGANATATGKLTIIFKNMQECIDQKVYQAEVNNLPAAFEDGSVNGGDRPGGSSLSIRAEAPGSHVEIRAAYIGTTIIVRQAAGQLSFSIRAAEEVARAFSAEQDLQLCVGGCPPSQRLSRPERQRRGALTFDAARQLCKEGLPVEDAYFHSCVFDVLTSGDPNFTLAAQAALEDARAFLSDLEKLHLFPRDAGARLRLTALLDLALLGTLASWSSV, encoded by the exons ATGGGGGAACCAGGCCATTCCCCGAGTCCGCGGTCCCCCCGTGGCAGCTCACTAAGCGCCCTCACTCTTCTGCTGCTCTTCTGTGGACATG ctcaTTCCCAGTGCAAAATCCTCCGCTGCAACGCCGAGTATGTGGCATCTACGCTGAACCTGCGAGGCGGGGGGCCTTCTGGGGGGGCCCGGGGGGCCGGAGTCCGGGGCCCGGGGGCGAACTCCGGCGGCCTCTGCCGCGCCCTGCGCTCCTACGCGCTCTGCACCCGGCGCACGGCGCGCACCTGCCGGGGGGACCTGGCCTTCCACTCGGCCGTGCACGGCATAGAGGACCTCATGATCCAGCACAACTGCTCCCGCCAGGGTCCCAcggccccgcccccgccgccgggccccgccccgcccgccgccggccccgcccccgccgccgGCCCCCCGGCCCCGGACCCCTGCGACTACGAAGGGCGCTTTTCTCGGCTGCACGGCCGCCCCCCGGGCTTCCTGCACTGCGCCGCCTTCGGGGACCCGCACGTTCGCAGCTTCCACCACCACTTCCACACGTGCCGCGTGCAGGGCTCCTGGCCTCTTTTGGACAACGACTTCCTTTTCGTCCAGGCCACCAGCTACCCGGTGGCCACGGGAGCCAACGCCACCGCCACGGGGAAG CTCACCATCATATTCAAGAACATGCAAGAATGCATTGACCAGAAAGTCTACCAGGCCGAAGTGAACAACCTGCCCGCAGCTTTCGAAGATGGGTCAGTCAACGGCGGCGACCGCCCGGGGGGTTCGAGTCTGAGCATCCGAGCCGAGGCTCCCGGGAGCCACGTGGAGATTCGGGCCGCCTACATCGGCACGACCATCATCGTTCGCCAGGCAGCCGGCCAGCTCTCCTTCTCCATCCGGGCGGCCGAGGAGGTGGCCAGGGCCTTCTCGGCCGAGCAAGATCTCCAGCTCTGTGTGGGCGGCTGCCCCCCGAGCCAGCGGCTCTCGCGCCCGGAGCGCCAGCGAAGAGGGGCTCTGACCTTTGATGCGGCCAGGCAGCTGTGCAAAGAGGGGCTGCCGGTTGAAGACGCTTATTTCCATTCGTGCGTCTTCGACGTCCTGACCTCCGGGGACCCCAACTTCACCCTGGCCGCTCAGGCCGCCCTGGAGGACGCTCGGGCCTTTCTGTCAGACCTGGAGAAGCTGCATCTCTTTCCTCGCGATGCTGGCGCTCGCCTCAGACTCACGGCTCTGCTGGACCTCGCCCTTCTCGGCACCCTCGCTTCCTGGAGCTCCGTCTGA